One stretch of Arachis hypogaea cultivar Tifrunner chromosome 20, arahy.Tifrunner.gnm2.J5K5, whole genome shotgun sequence DNA includes these proteins:
- the LOC140182573 gene encoding vacuolar-sorting protein BRO1-like, protein MSLYFKYLCMIEPFFPMNATPNPPIFVWYNVIIPQQDSSQHNIHLEKASVLFNLAALCTHIALSCDLTTIQGHRLAMEALNDASNWFSLLRFESKKASGTSDLSESYAIMMANHILGFKEDFPRHPQSDESSVPGYPASAYVQSSTPQYVETSPSDVSHVTEQFLLGYCKSHALLQEVCQPLCLDLLSEASPVKIKDGNLVANATLEALHLALENMSLQETPQ, encoded by the exons ATGAGCCTTTATTTCAAATACCTTTGCATGATTGAGCCTTTCTTCCCTATGAATGCCACACCCAACCCACCTATCTTTGTTTGGTACAATGTCATCATCCCGCAACAGGACTCTTCTCAGCATAACATCCATTTGGAGAAGGCCTCTGTTCTCTTCAACCTGGCAGCCCTCTGCACCCACATTGCTCTCTCCTGCGATCTCACCACCATCCAAGGCCATCGCCTTGCCATGGAAGCCTTAAATGATGCTTCAAATTGGTTCTCTCTGCTGAGGTTTGAGTCTAAGAAGGCATCTGGCACGAGTGACTTGTCAGAATCTTACGCCATTATGATGGCAAATCATATTCTCGGCTTCAAAGAGGACTTTCCTCGTCATCCCCAATCTGATGAATCATCAGTACCTGGATATCCT GCTTCAGCTTATGTTCAATCCTCAACACCTCAATATGTTGAAACAAGTCCGAGTGATGTAAGTCATGTAACTGAACAATTTCTTTTAGGGTATTGCAAGTCTCACGCCCTGCTTCAAGAGGTGTGTCAACCACTATGCTTGGACCTTCTCTCTGAGGCTAGCCCTGTCAAGATTAAGGATGGAAATCTTGTGGCCAATGCAACCTTAGAGGCACTGCATTTGGCATTGGAGAACATGAGCTTGCAGGAGACACCGCAGTAA
- the LOC112786546 gene encoding uncharacterized protein has protein sequence MERGKVTNTSHHHNPKSPPTTTLPHNNNNNNSPHHLNKCQHHQTITPHNLHSNSALTIFNAQTYFKEVTTTTNTSSNNITRVSPVVATMNSQHKNNNNNAELSKTTMKTTKTTTELHNRPPRTAVSVSALSNNRFNKPKAAKNRASYCPNSKPAWLLRKCPCFCKTSVQVKQPTPNPKSKTPFTKIPPKSQSQPQPQPQQQQQKSVTISVTENSEELQPDMDTVLGKPTTEGFTFPSLAAATPTATSCHGKKQVLNVVHEEYPIPPRHSMEVFQPIITVDRERENNNNNNNRRRNLASPPSPLSRDADDASDASSDLFEIESFSLQAVAALLTCPQPVVTMAPTGSEVNNDDNNQTSAFDLSLVAGAGKSSGSEFLGAAAAEQQRQGAADNNSTKTAEDTTK, from the coding sequence ATGGAAAGAGGAAAAGTGACCAACACCTCTCATCATCATAACCCAAAGTCACCACCCACCACTACCTTGCcacataataacaacaataataattcacCTCATCACCTTAACAAATGCCAACACCACCAAACTATTACACCTCATAATCTTCATTCAAACTCTGCACTCACCATTTTTAATGCTCAAACCTACTTCAAAGaagtcaccaccaccaccaacaccagtAGCAATAATATTACAAGAGTTTCTCCTGTTGTTGCTACCATGAATTCCCAAcacaagaataataataataatgcagagCTCTCAAAGACAACCATGAAGACCACGAAGACGACGACGGAGCTTCATAATCGTCCACCGAGAACCGCGGTTTCTGTCTCCGCCTTGAGCAATAACCGTTTTAACAAACCGAAGGCGGCGAAAAACAGAGCTTCGTATTGTCCAAATTCAAAACCCGCATGGCTTTTACGAAAATGCCCCTGCTTCTGTAAAACGTCTGTGCAAGTTAAACAACCCACGCCAAATCCCAAATCCAAGACTCCATTTACCAAAATACCCCCAAAATCTCAATCTCAACCGCAACCGCAACCGCAACAGCAGCAACAGAAATCAGTTACGATTTCCGTAACAGAAAATTCCGAAGAATTGCAACCCGATATGGACACGGTTCTTGGAAAACCAACCACTGAAGGCTTCACTTTTCCTTCACTAGCAGCAGCAACACCAACCGCCACTTCCTGCCATGGCAAAAAGCAGGTTCTGAACGTAGTTCACGAGGAATATCCAATTCCGCCACGTCACTCGATGGAAGTTTTCCAACCAATAATAACCGTCGATAGAGaaagagaaaacaataataataataataatcgtcGTCGGAACTTGGCGTCGCCGCCGAGTCCATTGTCACGTGACGCCGACGACGCGAGCGATGCGAGTTCTGATCTTTTCGAGATCGAGAGCTTCTCCCTTCAAGCAGTAGCAGCACTCCTCACGTGTCCACAGCCGGTTGTCACCATGGCACCCACAGGTTCAGAGGTCAACAACGACGATAATAATCAAACTTCGGCCTTTGACTTGAGCTTGGTCGCCGGCGCCGGAAAGAGCAGCGGCTCTGAGTTTTTGGGCGCGGCGGCTGCAGAGCAACAGCGACAAGGGGCCGCAGATAATAACAGTACAAAGACTGCTGAGGATACTACAAAATGA